DNA sequence from the SAR324 cluster bacterium genome:
TTCTTGGGCAGGCAGTTCTAGGATGGTCGTTCCTTCCTTCGTACAAATCCGGAAGCAGTGGCGCTCGTAGTGATAGTGGAGTTGCCAGGGTCCGGGAAGGTACGCCAATTGGCTCATTCGGTCTTCTGCAGCAATATCAACCGATAGGACTTGTGCTTCGAGAAAGAGGCTCCACTCGTTCCTCCAGAGAAGTACTTACGATTGATCTTCTCAATTTTCTTGCGGTAGATTTTGGAAACACCCCAAGCCAACCAGGCCGCATTGCTACGGGTGTAGTAGGCAACGGCATTCCAGATTGGTTGAACAACCTCGCGGAGCAGGCTGTCCATCAGATCCAGAGAAGGAGCGGTTTCTTTAGTGATGTCTTGATCCAATAAGATTTGTAGAGGATATCCACCAAGCACCTGATAGAAATTTTCCAATCGATGGCCCCCACTAATTGGACTCTTCGTATCAGCAGGAATCGTGAAAAAATCACAGACCAGCAAATGCCCTGACGGGTTCAGGCGAGCCAGCGTTTCTTCTAACGCTGCCTCCAAGTGGAGATACTGAAAGCTCTCACTGCAGAGGACCAGATCATACTTTCGATCCGTCTTCAGGTCTTCGTAGCGGCATTCAAAGATCTTCACATCCGCCCCCAACAAACCTCGAGCGTAATTCGTCAGGTAGGGACTGGGCGAAACACAGTCAACCTCGTAACCATGCTCGATCATCTTTTGAGCAAACTTCCCAGAACCACAGCCTACATCCAAAATACGTTTGACTCCCTTTGGGATCGTCTCTAGCAACAAGTTGGCGTAGTTTTCTTGAGCCTGTAGCACATTGGCAGGTTCAACACTCAGTTCGGGCGTCCAAAAACCATAGTGCAGATACTCTGTCTTGTAGAAGTGACGAGCGACTGCCAGACCAACGTCCAGTCCAATTTCTTTGAGTTCAACCTTGGGCGCTTGGGATTCCATGATGGTTTGGTGAAGAGGGAGGCTACTCAAATAGCCTCCCTGCGGTAGGAAGATCAGCCCTTTTGGGCCATGTAGCGAATCAAGTCAAGAACACGATTGGAGTAGCCAATCTCATTGTCGTACCAGGAGACCAGCTTGAAGAAGTGATCACCAATGCCAATTCCAGCAGTTGCATCAAAGATAGAGGAACGAGCATCACCAATAAAGTCAGAGGATACCACTTGGTCCTCAGTGTATCCTAGAACACCCTGCATGCTTCCTTCTGCAGCAGCCTTCATGGCAGCGCCGATCTCTTCGTAGGAAGTAGCCTTTTCCGTGCGCACTGTTAAGTCGACCACTGAGACGTTGGCAGTTGGTACTCGAAAAGCCATTCCAGTCAGCTTACCTTTAACCTCAGGTATACAAAGCCCCACTGCTTTGGCAGCTCCAGTGCTCGAAGGAATGATATTCTGGAAACCTCCTCTTCCTCCACGCCAGTCTTTCAATGAGGGTCCATCAACTGTTTTCTGGGTCGCTGTGACAGCATGTACCGTCGTCATCAAGCCTTCTTCAATCCCATAGTTGTCCAAGACAACCTTGACAATAGGTGCCAAGCAATTGGTGGTGCAGGAAGCATTGGAAACTACATGGTCACTGCCCGGATCGTAGTCGTTATGATTAACACCCATCACCAGGGTTTTCAGATCACCCTTTGCAGGCGCTGAAATTACAACTTTCTTGGCTCCCGCTTGGAGGTGTCCTCCTGCAGTCTCGGCGTTAGTGAAGAGGCCTGTTGATTCAATTACGTAATCAACACCAAGATCTCCCCAGCCAAGATCAGCTGGATTACGCTCCGCTTTGCACTGGATGGCTTTGCCATTGATCAGCAGTTGATTACCGTCAGAAGCGACTTCGCCTCTGAAGCGCCCATGAGTCGAATCATACTTGAACATGTAGGCTAGGTTTTCTGAAGGGAGCAGATCATTGATTGCTACAAGTTCAAGATTCGGGTCATTTGCACCAGCCCGGACGACCATGCGCCCAATTCTTCCAAATCCGTTGATACCAATACGAATCGCCATGGACTTCTCCAGTTCTTAGGTACTTATAGGGGGTGAATCAATTTTTATGTTTTTCGGTAATGCCATCGGGACTACCGATGATGAGTCGGTCTGTCATATCCACAAAAAGACCGTTCTCAACCACTCCGGGCAACTGATTCAGCTGGTGGTTGAGCCTAGGGGCATCTTCTATTTGTGACAGGGCGCAATCGATGATGTAGTGACCTTGATCAGTGACAAAAGGCTTTCCTTCTCGTTGGCGCAGAGTAGGAACGCCTCCAAATTGTTCTAATTGTCGCCTGGTGACTTCCCAACCAAAAGGAATGATTTCTACCGCTAGAGGGAAAGCCCCAAGACAGTCTACACACTTGCTGACATCCACCATGATAATGCGTTGACGAGCTGCTGAGGCGACAATCTTCTCTCGGAGCAAGGCACCTCCTCCTCCTTTGATCAGATTCAGTGCAGGGTCTACCTCATCTGCCCCATCCAAGCAGAGATCAAGTACTGGTTGCTCTTCGAGGGTAGTCAGCGGAACACCTTCCGCTACAGCAAGTTGTTGTGTTGCCTCAGAGGTTGGCACTCCCTGAATACGTAGGCCATGGCGGACTCGCTCACCAAGAATCTGGACCAGATAGCTGGCTGTCGTTCCGGTTCCCAACCCAAGTATCATTCCATCGGTGATCAGTTCTGCCGCTGCTGCCGCTGCACGCTGCTTGTTGTTAGATGACACCATCTTCCTTTAGCCATTCGATCAGGGTGTCACGAAGTTGTTCTGGCTCAAAGCCAAACTGCTTGCGGAGTTCTTTCTCTGGTGCAGAAGCACCAAAATCGCTGTAGCCCAGCAGATAGTCTGCGTACTTGCGCCACGGTCCTTCACTACCAGCTTCGATCGAAACCACCAATGAATCTGCAGGAAACAAGTAGTCTTGGAAGCTCGGATCCTCGTATTCCATTGCCTCAATGCAGGGCATCGATACATGGCGAGTCGGGATTCCAAGTTGCTGAAGTTCCAAGCGCAGTTGCTGGGTTGCTCCACCTTCAGAGCCTGTCGAAATTAAAACTAGACCGGGACAGTCTGGATTTTTCAGAGAGTAGGCTACCTTCTCATCCAGTTCATAAGAAAAATCCTGAACAATGTAGGCACCACGTAGCATATCTCGCGGATCAAAGTCCTCCATCCGCTCCAGCAATGCTGTCTTCTGACGAGTCAGCAGGATTGCAGCAGGAGTAAAAACATGATCACGGCCAAGCACGTAGGCCCAAGCTGCAGCAGTCTCCAGCGCATCTGATGGACGCCAAACTTCTAATTCAGGAATCAAACGCAGTGCCCAAGCATGCTCAATTGGTTG
Encoded proteins:
- the rpiA gene encoding ribose-5-phosphate isomerase RpiA, which codes for MVSSNNKQRAAAAAAELITDGMILGLGTGTTASYLVQILGERVRHGLRIQGVPTSEATQQLAVAEGVPLTTLEEQPVLDLCLDGADEVDPALNLIKGGGGALLREKIVASAARQRIIMVDVSKCVDCLGAFPLAVEIIPFGWEVTRRQLEQFGGVPTLRQREGKPFVTDQGHYIIDCALSQIEDAPRLNHQLNQLPGVVENGLFVDMTDRLIIGSPDGITEKHKN
- the gap gene encoding type I glyceraldehyde-3-phosphate dehydrogenase — its product is MAIRIGINGFGRIGRMVVRAGANDPNLELVAINDLLPSENLAYMFKYDSTHGRFRGEVASDGNQLLINGKAIQCKAERNPADLGWGDLGVDYVIESTGLFTNAETAGGHLQAGAKKVVISAPAKGDLKTLVMGVNHNDYDPGSDHVVSNASCTTNCLAPIVKVVLDNYGIEEGLMTTVHAVTATQKTVDGPSLKDWRGGRGGFQNIIPSSTGAAKAVGLCIPEVKGKLTGMAFRVPTANVSVVDLTVRTEKATSYEEIGAAMKAAAEGSMQGVLGYTEDQVVSSDFIGDARSSIFDATAGIGIGDHFFKLVSWYDNEIGYSNRVLDLIRYMAQKG
- a CDS encoding class I SAM-dependent methyltransferase codes for the protein MSSLPLHQTIMESQAPKVELKEIGLDVGLAVARHFYKTEYLHYGFWTPELSVEPANVLQAQENYANLLLETIPKGVKRILDVGCGSGKFAQKMIEHGYEVDCVSPSPYLTNYARGLLGADVKIFECRYEDLKTDRKYDLVLCSESFQYLHLEAALEETLARLNPSGHLLVCDFFTIPADTKSPISGGHRLENFYQVLGGYPLQILLDQDITKETAPSLDLMDSLLREVVQPIWNAVAYYTRSNAAWLAWGVSKIYRKKIEKINRKYFSGGTSGASFSKHKSYRLILLQKTE